A genome region from Coprococcus phoceensis includes the following:
- a CDS encoding SLC13 family permease: MFVIEKIPLGVTSMIVCIGLTITDVLDVQTAFAGFTDSNVILFVAMFIVGGALFETGMANKIGGIVTRFAKTERMLIVAIMVIVGLMSGVLSNTGTAAVLIPVVIGIAAKSGYKRSKLLMPILIAGILFYATIGYKLLPECDPKEEEAFDTKRDFDQVPKWKQWMSLIILILTLLAMIFEEKIGISLCVSGGIGALLLILTGVISEKDALKSIDLKTIFLFGGTLSLAAALEKTGAGEMIAEKVIGALGSDPSPYILTLVVFLLCCVMTNFMSNTATTALMVPICLSIAQRIEADPRAVLMACVIGGSCAYATPIGMPANTMVVGVGGYRFMDFVKAGFPLIIIATVVSMIILTIAFPFFP; the protein is encoded by the coding sequence ATGTTTGTTATTGAAAAAATACCGCTTGGGGTAACATCAATGATCGTCTGTATCGGACTGACCATTACAGATGTACTGGATGTGCAGACCGCATTTGCAGGATTTACTGACAGTAATGTGATACTGTTCGTAGCGATGTTCATTGTAGGAGGAGCATTATTTGAAACAGGAATGGCAAATAAAATTGGGGGAATTGTAACCAGATTTGCAAAAACAGAACGTATGCTGATTGTAGCAATTATGGTAATTGTAGGTTTGATGAGTGGAGTACTTTCAAATACAGGTACTGCAGCGGTATTAATTCCGGTAGTTATAGGAATTGCAGCAAAATCAGGATACAAAAGATCAAAATTACTGATGCCGATTCTGATTGCAGGAATTTTATTTTATGCAACCATAGGATATAAATTACTTCCGGAATGTGATCCGAAAGAAGAGGAGGCGTTCGATACAAAAAGAGATTTTGATCAGGTACCTAAATGGAAGCAGTGGATGTCATTGATCATTCTGATACTGACTTTACTGGCTATGATCTTTGAAGAAAAGATAGGAATCAGTCTTTGTGTTTCAGGTGGAATCGGTGCTTTGCTTTTGATATTGACCGGTGTGATTTCAGAAAAAGATGCATTGAAATCTATTGACTTGAAAACAATTTTCTTGTTTGGAGGAACTTTATCTCTGGCAGCGGCACTTGAAAAGACCGGAGCGGGAGAGATGATCGCAGAAAAAGTAATTGGAGCACTTGGAAGCGATCCGTCTCCATATATTCTGACGCTGGTCGTATTTCTTCTGTGTTGTGTGATGACAAATTTTATGTCAAACACAGCGACGACAGCATTGATGGTTCCGATCTGTCTGTCGATTGCACAGAGAATCGAAGCAGATCCGAGAGCAGTATTGATGGCATGTGTAATCGGAGGTTCCTGTGCTTATGCAACTCCGATCGGAATGCCGGCAAATACTATGGTTGTGGGAGTCGGAGGTTACCGCTTTATGGATTTTGTAAAAGCAGGATTTCCATTGATTATCATAGCAACGGTTGTGAGTATGATTATCCTCACGATTGCATTTCCATTCTTTCCATAA
- the ttdB gene encoding L(+)-tartrate dehydratase subunit beta — MLEIKDGKKILTTPISAEDLADIHIGDIIYLNGSMTTCRDVAHRRLVEGGRELPVNVKDAAIFHAGPIIRPLADDKFEMVSVGPTTSMRMEKFEKEFVKQTSVKVIIGKGGMGTNTEYACKNYKAIHCVFPAGNAVVAASEVEKIIDAQWRDLGMPETLWHCRVKEFGPLIVSIDTDGRNLFEENKVVFNERKEKAIKEICKHVSFIK, encoded by the coding sequence ATGTTGGAAATCAAAGATGGAAAGAAAATTTTAACAACGCCGATATCTGCTGAGGATCTGGCAGATATCCATATCGGAGATATTATTTATCTGAACGGAAGTATGACAACCTGTCGTGATGTGGCACACAGACGGCTTGTTGAGGGAGGAAGAGAACTTCCTGTAAATGTAAAGGACGCTGCAATCTTTCATGCAGGACCGATTATCCGTCCTCTTGCGGATGACAAGTTCGAAATGGTGTCTGTTGGTCCGACAACCAGCATGCGTATGGAGAAATTCGAAAAAGAATTTGTGAAACAGACCAGTGTGAAAGTGATTATCGGAAAAGGAGGCATGGGTACAAACACGGAGTATGCATGTAAAAACTATAAGGCGATCCATTGTGTGTTCCCTGCCGGAAATGCAGTGGTAGCTGCTTCAGAGGTGGAAAAAATTATAGATGCACAATGGAGAGATCTGGGAATGCCGGAAACGTTATGGCACTGCCGTGTAAAAGAATTTGGTCCTCTGATTGTATCCATTGATACAGATGGACGAAATTTGTTTGAAGAAAATAAAGTTGTTTTCAATGAAAGAAAAGAGAAAGCAATTAAAGAAATTTGTAAGCATGTAAGCTTTATCAAGTAA
- a CDS encoding LysR family transcriptional regulator, translating into MKIIQLEYFSAVCRYHSITQAAQKLYVTQPAISNAIRELEKEFSISLFSRTKNHMVLTKEGEEFYQKASVLLNNIHETTSELYDLGKQITPIRIGIPPLLSTVFFPDMLTAFYKKYPNIPVELFEYGSVRAANLVLDDVLDLALVNLNFYETNKLNSCQLLSDKLMFCISKSHPLAKEKSISIEMLKDEPLIMYNTDSVQNHTLLSLFDTIKVKPHVILNASQLYTIQAFVRENLGGAILYSSLFKNMNDVKGIPIAPTISQEIGLVWQKGKYLNSRTEQFIAFTKEFMESQK; encoded by the coding sequence ATGAAAATCATTCAATTAGAATACTTTTCTGCCGTTTGTCGTTATCACAGTATTACACAAGCTGCACAAAAGCTTTATGTCACACAGCCTGCAATCTCAAACGCAATTCGAGAACTGGAAAAGGAATTTTCTATCAGTTTGTTTAGCCGTACAAAAAATCATATGGTTTTGACAAAAGAAGGGGAAGAATTTTACCAAAAAGCAAGTGTACTTCTTAACAATATTCATGAGACGACCTCAGAGCTTTATGACCTTGGAAAGCAGATTACCCCCATCCGAATCGGCATTCCTCCTCTTTTGAGTACAGTCTTTTTCCCTGATATGCTGACTGCTTTTTATAAAAAATATCCAAATATCCCCGTTGAGCTTTTTGAATACGGCTCTGTACGTGCCGCCAATCTGGTTTTAGATGATGTATTGGATCTGGCGCTCGTCAATCTGAATTTTTATGAGACTAATAAATTAAATTCTTGTCAGCTTCTTTCTGACAAGCTAATGTTCTGTATCTCCAAGAGTCATCCTCTCGCGAAAGAAAAAAGTATATCAATTGAAATGTTAAAAGATGAGCCTCTAATCATGTACAATACCGATTCCGTTCAAAACCATACGTTGCTTTCACTTTTTGATACAATCAAAGTAAAGCCTCATGTAATTTTAAATGCCAGCCAACTCTATACAATTCAGGCATTTGTCCGTGAGAATCTAGGAGGAGCTATTCTCTACTCTTCGCTCTTCAAAAATATGAACGACGTCAAGGGAATACCAATCGCTCCTACAATCTCACAGGAAATCGGTCTCGTATGGCAAAAGGGCAAATATCTAAACAGCCGCACTGAACAATTTATTGCTTTTACAAAAGAATTTATGGAAAGTCAAAAATAA
- a CDS encoding potassium channel family protein produces MRKQYAVFGLGNFGKHLALGLENLGCEVVVVDNSMEKIQEIADKVSYAMCANIEDPEVIKSLGARNLDGAVIAISENFGTSIMATIMAKEIGIPYVLAKAQSSLHATVLKKVGADAVVHPEKEMGRRIARTMVSGNFADWIELSPDYSLVETEIPDEWIGKRLVDLQIREKYGINVVGTIENGVVDVTINPQRPFNKNLIVILIGSNEALQKLKKE; encoded by the coding sequence ATGAGAAAACAATATGCAGTATTTGGTTTGGGAAATTTTGGGAAGCATCTTGCGCTCGGATTGGAAAATCTGGGATGTGAAGTGGTTGTGGTGGACAATTCCATGGAAAAAATTCAGGAAATCGCAGACAAGGTATCATATGCAATGTGCGCCAATATTGAGGATCCGGAAGTGATAAAATCACTGGGAGCAAGAAATTTGGATGGCGCAGTGATTGCAATCTCTGAAAATTTTGGAACAAGTATTATGGCTACGATCATGGCGAAGGAGATTGGAATACCATATGTACTTGCAAAAGCACAGAGCAGTCTTCATGCGACCGTATTAAAAAAAGTAGGGGCAGATGCTGTCGTCCATCCGGAAAAGGAGATGGGACGCCGTATTGCAAGAACGATGGTGTCAGGTAATTTTGCTGACTGGATAGAGCTGTCGCCGGATTACAGTCTGGTGGAAACAGAAATTCCGGATGAATGGATCGGGAAAAGGCTTGTTGATCTTCAAATTCGTGAAAAATACGGAATTAATGTAGTAGGAACTATTGAAAATGGTGTTGTAGATGTTACAATTAATCCACAGCGGCCGTTTAATAAGAATCTAATCGTGATATTGATCGGTTCGAATGAAGCATTACAAAAGTTGAAAAAGGAATAG
- a CDS encoding sensor histidine kinase encodes MKLKTRLVIAFLIIIVLPMGLSLAVITGFSQYQISMIEKNYNITGTTYKSFSNPVNMLNKVTSATFHKLVKTAKTTPETLTDITYLEKINEELTKKNSYLVVRRDDKVVYIGAEAETELLQELPAYGDYDSSSESGVYLGGDLQVLVKQIDFEYQDGAQGSAFIVTDVSDSVPEVKQLITDMVIAVVFILMFTALFLILWIYRGIVIPLGRMKIATQNIKDGNLDFELEIEVDDEIGQLCRDFEEMRKRLKDTAEEKVEYDRKSKELISNISHDLKTPITAIKGYVEGIMDGVADTPEKMDRYIKTIYNKANEMDLLINELTLYSKIDSNRIPYNFSTVLVNDYFDDCAEDLAMELEARGIEFGYFNYVESDVKIIADVEQLKRVINNIVSNSEKYMDKEHGKINLRVKDVGDFVQIELEDNGKGIGAKELPHIFDRFYRTDASRNSSKGGSGIGLSIVKKIVEEHGGKIWATSKEGTGTVMYFVIRKYQEVPVNE; translated from the coding sequence TTGAAGTTAAAAACAAGATTGGTGATAGCATTTTTAATCATTATAGTATTGCCGATGGGATTGTCTCTTGCTGTCATTACTGGTTTCAGTCAGTATCAGATATCGATGATCGAGAAGAATTATAATATTACAGGAACGACATATAAGAGTTTTTCAAATCCGGTCAATATGTTAAATAAAGTCACGTCAGCGACATTTCACAAGTTAGTAAAAACGGCAAAGACAACGCCGGAGACATTGACAGATATCACATATTTGGAAAAAATCAACGAAGAACTGACGAAGAAAAACTCGTATTTGGTTGTAAGGCGAGATGACAAAGTGGTATATATAGGAGCAGAGGCAGAGACAGAGCTTTTACAAGAGCTTCCGGCGTATGGAGACTATGATTCATCTTCGGAGAGCGGCGTCTATCTTGGAGGTGACCTTCAGGTACTTGTAAAGCAGATTGATTTTGAGTATCAAGATGGGGCACAGGGAAGTGCTTTTATTGTGACGGATGTGAGTGATTCTGTGCCTGAAGTGAAACAGCTTATAACTGACATGGTGATTGCGGTTGTATTTATCTTGATGTTCACAGCATTGTTTTTGATTCTTTGGATTTATCGTGGAATTGTGATACCGCTTGGAAGAATGAAGATTGCCACGCAAAATATCAAGGATGGAAATTTAGATTTTGAGCTGGAGATTGAGGTAGATGACGAGATTGGACAACTTTGCCGTGATTTTGAAGAGATGAGAAAACGTCTGAAAGATACGGCGGAAGAAAAAGTAGAGTATGACAGGAAAAGTAAGGAACTTATCAGCAACATTTCCCATGATTTGAAGACTCCTATCACAGCGATTAAAGGTTATGTAGAAGGAATCATGGACGGTGTGGCAGATACGCCGGAGAAGATGGATCGCTATATTAAGACGATTTATAACAAGGCAAATGAGATGGATCTTTTGATCAATGAGCTGACGTTGTACTCGAAGATTGACTCTAACCGTATACCTTACAATTTCAGCACAGTTCTTGTAAATGATTATTTTGATGATTGTGCAGAAGATCTTGCCATGGAACTGGAGGCAAGGGGCATTGAGTTTGGCTATTTTAATTATGTGGAAAGTGATGTAAAGATCATTGCGGATGTGGAGCAGTTAAAGCGTGTCATTAATAATATTGTGTCCAATTCAGAAAAATATATGGATAAAGAACATGGAAAGATCAATCTTCGCGTGAAAGATGTGGGAGATTTCGTTCAGATTGAACTGGAAGATAACGGAAAAGGAATTGGGGCAAAAGAGCTGCCGCATATTTTTGACCGGTTTTATCGGACAGATGCATCTAGAAATTCCTCTAAGGGAGGAAGTGGAATCGGTCTTTCGATTGTGAAAAAAATTGTGGAAGAGCATGGCGGAAAAATCTGGGCTACGAGCAAGGAAGGCACCGGAACCGTAATGTACTTTGTTATTAGAAAATATCAGGAGGTACCAGTAAATGAGTAA
- a CDS encoding response regulator transcription factor: MSKILIVEDEEAIADLEKDYLELSGFEVEVANDGETGLKKALENDYDLFILDLMLPGVDGFEICRQVRDEKNTPIIMVSAKKDDIDKIRGLGLGADDYITKPFSPSELVARVKAHMARYDRLIGSAAEENKVIEIRGLKIDTTARRVWVNGEEKPFTTKEFDLLTFLASHPNHVYTKDELFSEIWDMESIGDIATVTVHIKKIREKIEFDTSKPQYIETIWGVGYRFKV; the protein is encoded by the coding sequence ATGAGTAAAATATTGATTGTAGAAGATGAGGAGGCAATTGCTGACTTAGAAAAAGATTATTTAGAGTTGAGTGGTTTTGAAGTTGAGGTTGCAAATGATGGAGAGACAGGTTTAAAGAAAGCATTGGAAAATGATTATGATCTGTTTATTTTGGATTTGATGCTTCCGGGAGTAGATGGATTTGAGATCTGCAGACAGGTTCGAGATGAAAAAAATACGCCGATTATTATGGTTTCGGCAAAAAAGGATGACATTGACAAAATCCGAGGACTTGGTCTTGGAGCAGACGATTATATCACAAAGCCGTTTAGCCCTAGTGAGTTAGTTGCCCGTGTGAAGGCGCATATGGCACGTTATGACCGTTTGATTGGAAGCGCAGCAGAAGAAAACAAGGTGATCGAGATTCGTGGACTGAAGATTGATACGACAGCGAGACGTGTGTGGGTGAATGGTGAGGAGAAGCCTTTTACGACAAAAGAATTTGATCTGCTTACATTTTTGGCTTCACACCCAAATCATGTATATACAAAAGATGAATTATTCAGCGAGATATGGGATATGGAATCGATTGGAGACATTGCAACAGTTACAGTTCACATTAAAAAGATCCGTGAGAAGATAGAATTTGATACGTCGAAACCACAGTATATCGAGACTATATGGGGCGTTGGATACCGATTTAAAGTATAA
- the metK gene encoding methionine adenosyltransferase produces the protein MERLLFTSESVTEGHPDKICDQISDAVLDALLEQDPMSRVACETAITTGLVLVMGEITTNAYVDIQKLVRETIDEIGYNRAKYGFDAHTCGVVTAIDEQSADIALGVDKALEAKENKMSDEEIEAIGAGDQGMMFGYASNETEEFMPYPIALAHKLALRLTKVRKDGTLPYLRPDGKTQVTVEYDENGVPARLDAVVLSTQHDPEVTQEQIHADVKKYIFDEILPAEMVDENTKFFINPTGRFVIGGPNGDSGVTGRKIIVDTYGGMARHGGGAFSGKDCTKVDRSAAYAARYVAKNIVAAGLADKCEIQLSYAIGVAQPTSIMIDTFGTGKLSEEKLVDIVRENFDLRPAGIIKMLDLRRPIYKQTAAYGHFGRHDLDLPWEKLDKVETLKAYL, from the coding sequence ATGGAAAGATTATTATTTACATCAGAATCAGTAACAGAAGGACATCCGGATAAGATTTGTGACCAGATTTCAGATGCGGTCTTAGACGCACTGTTAGAGCAGGATCCGATGAGCCGTGTAGCTTGTGAGACAGCAATTACAACAGGTCTTGTGTTGGTTATGGGAGAGATCACAACAAATGCATATGTGGATATTCAAAAATTAGTAAGAGAGACAATCGATGAGATTGGATACAACAGAGCAAAATACGGATTTGATGCGCATACATGTGGTGTGGTAACTGCAATTGACGAGCAGTCAGCTGATATTGCACTTGGTGTAGACAAGGCTTTGGAAGCAAAAGAAAATAAGATGTCAGATGAAGAAATTGAGGCAATCGGTGCCGGAGATCAAGGAATGATGTTTGGATATGCATCCAATGAGACAGAAGAATTTATGCCATATCCGATCGCATTGGCACACAAGCTTGCACTGAGACTTACAAAAGTGCGTAAAGATGGAACACTTCCTTATCTTCGCCCGGATGGAAAGACACAGGTAACAGTGGAATATGATGAAAATGGTGTTCCTGCCAGACTGGATGCAGTTGTGTTATCGACACAGCATGATCCGGAAGTGACACAGGAGCAGATTCATGCAGACGTGAAAAAATATATTTTTGACGAGATTTTACCTGCGGAAATGGTAGATGAGAATACAAAATTCTTTATCAATCCAACAGGACGTTTTGTAATCGGTGGACCAAATGGAGACAGCGGTGTCACAGGTCGTAAGATTATTGTTGACACATACGGCGGAATGGCTCGTCACGGTGGCGGAGCATTCTCTGGAAAAGACTGCACAAAAGTTGACCGTTCTGCGGCATATGCGGCACGTTATGTAGCAAAGAATATCGTTGCAGCAGGTTTGGCAGACAAGTGTGAAATTCAGCTGTCATACGCAATCGGTGTGGCTCAGCCGACATCAATTATGATTGATACATTTGGAACAGGAAAACTTTCAGAGGAAAAATTAGTAGATATCGTAAGAGAGAACTTTGATTTAAGACCGGCTGGCATTATCAAGATGTTAGACCTTCGTCGCCCGATTTACAAGCAGACAGCAGCTTACGGACATTTTGGACGTCATGATCTGGATTTACCTTGGGAAAAATTAGATAAAGTAGAAACCTTGAAAGCTTACTTGTAG
- the ttdA gene encoding L(+)-tartrate dehydratase subunit alpha, with protein MSKKEQVEQLTDYMANFVSYIAKVLPDDIIAKLDELAEKEDSPLSKVIYETMKKNQVLAKELNRPSCQDTGVLQFWVKCGTNFPLIGELETLLKEAVIKSTVEAPLRHNSVETFDEYNTGKNVGKGTPTVFWDIIPNSDRCEIYTYMAGGGCTLPGKAMVLMPGEGYEGVTKFVMDVMTSYGLNACPPLLVGVGVATSVETAALLSKKALMRPLGSHNENERAAEMEKLLEDGINAIGLGPQGMGGKYSVMGVHIENTARHPSTIGVAVNVGCWSHRRGHIIFDKDLNYTITTHSGVTL; from the coding sequence ATGAGTAAGAAAGAACAAGTAGAGCAGCTTACGGATTATATGGCAAATTTTGTGTCATATATCGCAAAAGTGCTGCCGGATGATATTATTGCAAAGCTGGATGAACTGGCAGAAAAAGAGGACAGTCCGCTTTCAAAAGTCATTTACGAGACAATGAAGAAAAATCAGGTACTGGCAAAAGAATTGAACAGACCAAGCTGTCAGGATACGGGTGTATTGCAGTTTTGGGTAAAATGTGGAACAAATTTCCCGCTGATCGGGGAATTAGAGACACTTTTAAAAGAAGCTGTTATAAAATCGACAGTGGAAGCACCTCTTCGTCATAACAGCGTGGAAACATTTGACGAGTACAATACAGGCAAAAATGTTGGCAAAGGAACACCGACAGTATTCTGGGATATTATACCAAACAGTGATCGGTGCGAGATTTATACGTACATGGCAGGCGGAGGATGCACACTTCCGGGGAAAGCCATGGTGCTGATGCCGGGAGAGGGCTACGAAGGAGTTACGAAATTTGTAATGGATGTCATGACTTCTTATGGTCTGAATGCATGTCCTCCGCTTTTGGTCGGTGTCGGTGTGGCAACATCTGTTGAGACAGCAGCACTGCTTTCTAAAAAGGCATTGATGAGACCGCTGGGAAGTCATAATGAGAATGAGCGTGCGGCAGAGATGGAAAAGTTGCTTGAAGACGGAATCAATGCAATTGGACTCGGACCTCAGGGAATGGGCGGCAAGTATTCCGTAATGGGTGTACATATTGAAAACACAGCAAGACATCCATCTACAATCGGTGTCGCCGTGAATGTTGGCTGCTGGTCTCACAGACGTGGGCACATTATTTTTGACAAAGATCTCAATTACACGATCACAACACATTCGGGGGTGACTTTATAA
- a CDS encoding cell wall hydrolase encodes MRREKKRVIISFALTACMVFTTEFGSLAADTQSDAQPIETINHETTISPLAETWNEIPETAAVAEATQVWHGKALANVESEADVLAEAVDGGEVVGKMYTNTILTVEERGDVWSKVSSGSVVGYVKNEMLAFGSDAVARAAAIDMTNPQDAKTLEEIAAEEAAKKAAEEEAARKAAEEAARQSGSSVRYDEAMSASADDQTLLAAIIYCEAGNQPHDGKVGVGAVILNRVRSGSFPNSIREVIYQAGQFGPAITGKLDRVLASGNIPAECYQAAADALAGYNPIGDALYFGNGNYGQLIGDHYFH; translated from the coding sequence ATGAGACGAGAGAAAAAGAGAGTGATTATAAGCTTCGCGCTGACAGCTTGTATGGTGTTTACCACAGAGTTCGGCAGTTTGGCAGCTGATACACAATCTGATGCTCAGCCAATCGAAACAATAAATCACGAAACGACAATTTCACCATTAGCGGAGACATGGAATGAAATTCCAGAGACAGCAGCAGTTGCGGAGGCTACACAGGTGTGGCATGGAAAAGCGCTGGCAAATGTAGAGTCAGAAGCGGATGTGCTTGCGGAGGCAGTTGATGGCGGTGAAGTAGTCGGAAAGATGTATACAAATACAATCTTGACTGTGGAAGAAAGAGGAGATGTATGGTCAAAGGTTTCTTCAGGTTCGGTTGTAGGATATGTAAAAAATGAAATGCTTGCATTTGGGTCAGACGCAGTAGCAAGAGCAGCAGCGATTGATATGACAAATCCGCAGGATGCAAAGACGTTGGAAGAGATTGCTGCCGAGGAAGCAGCAAAGAAAGCGGCAGAGGAAGAAGCTGCCAGAAAGGCTGCAGAAGAAGCTGCAAGACAGTCAGGAAGCAGTGTAAGATATGATGAGGCAATGTCAGCGTCCGCAGACGACCAGACATTATTGGCAGCAATTATTTACTGTGAGGCAGGGAACCAGCCACACGATGGAAAAGTAGGGGTTGGGGCGGTTATTTTGAACCGTGTAAGAAGCGGGTCTTTCCCGAACTCAATCAGAGAGGTTATTTATCAGGCAGGACAGTTTGGTCCGGCAATCACAGGAAAGCTTGACAGAGTATTGGCAAGTGGCAATATCCCGGCAGAATGTTATCAGGCAGCAGCTGATGCACTTGCAGGATATAACCCAATTGGAGATGCATTATATTTCGGAAATGGAAATTATGGTCAGTTGATTGGAGATCACTATTTCCACTAG
- a CDS encoding TrmH family RNA methyltransferase — MITSTSNPQVKNLLQLQKKSKVRNEEQVFIVEGLRMFMEVPQDQVKKVYVSESLYNKKKEELHLERFPVEVLADKVFQHVSDTKTPQGILCVVKQRKYEIEDLISKENPHFIVLDNLQDPGNLGTIVRTAEGAGVTAVFMSSDCVDIYNPKTIRSTMGSIYRVPFVYVDDLLALLDKFQKKKVTTYAAHLKGKNTYDKENYQSGTAVLIGNEGNGLRDEVAEKADVWVQIPMQGKVESLNAAIAASILMFEVYRQRR, encoded by the coding sequence ATGATTACAAGTACAAGCAATCCGCAAGTAAAAAATTTATTGCAGTTACAAAAGAAAAGTAAGGTGAGAAATGAGGAACAGGTATTTATTGTAGAAGGACTTCGGATGTTCATGGAAGTACCGCAAGACCAAGTAAAAAAAGTATATGTTTCTGAATCGCTTTATAATAAGAAGAAAGAAGAATTACATTTGGAGAGATTCCCAGTGGAAGTGTTAGCGGACAAGGTATTTCAACATGTGTCTGACACAAAGACGCCGCAGGGGATATTATGTGTTGTAAAGCAGCGAAAATACGAGATAGAGGATCTGATTTCCAAGGAAAATCCGCACTTTATCGTGCTGGATAACCTACAGGATCCAGGGAATTTAGGGACGATTGTCAGGACAGCGGAAGGAGCCGGAGTGACGGCCGTTTTTATGAGCAGTGACTGTGTGGATATTTATAATCCGAAGACAATTCGCTCTACGATGGGATCGATTTATCGTGTGCCGTTTGTGTATGTGGATGATCTGTTGGCGCTTTTGGATAAATTTCAAAAGAAAAAGGTCACAACTTATGCGGCGCATCTTAAGGGAAAAAATACTTATGACAAGGAGAATTATCAGTCAGGGACAGCAGTTCTCATTGGAAATGAGGGAAATGGACTGAGAGATGAAGTGGCAGAAAAAGCGGATGTCTGGGTTCAGATTCCGATGCAGGGAAAAGTAGAATCGCTCAATGCGGCAATTGCCGCATCAATATTGATGTTTGAGGTTTATCGCCAAAGGCGATAA
- a CDS encoding TrkH family potassium uptake protein — MEYSSLKKIRFSTIQLLAMGFIATIFLGGILLTLPISNTQPIGFIDALFTATSAVCVTGLVTVVPAVQFTVFGKVILLILIQIGGLGVIACVTGFFIILKRKITVRERVIIQESYNLNTLSGIVAFVLKIIKGTFLVEGIGALLFAVVFVPEFGALKGIAYAIFHSVSAFCNAGIDILGDGSFTQYVRNPVINLTTMMLIIAGGIGFTVWNDLIGNFKKVKAKKLVWSKFFTRLSLHSKLAITMTVLLIITGTVFVFALEYDNAKTIGNLSFGEKIMASAFHSVSTRTAGFATVSQDGLTAGSKFLSCILMFIGGSPAGTAGGIKTTTAAMLILTCMTVVYGRRDTECFGRRIPVENFRTGFAVVMLALLFLTAGVTMLTIFEPGKDFLDLLYEAVSAIGTVGLSANLTPSLGFGSKLVVMSLMYVGRIGPITIALVFGGKKNPKEFTRELPEKRIMVG; from the coding sequence ATGGAATATTCATCGCTTAAAAAAATCAGGTTCAGCACGATACAGTTATTGGCAATGGGATTTATCGCGACCATTTTCCTTGGTGGGATTTTATTAACATTGCCGATTTCTAATACACAGCCGATTGGTTTTATAGATGCGCTTTTTACGGCAACAAGCGCAGTCTGTGTAACCGGACTTGTAACAGTTGTGCCGGCGGTACAGTTTACGGTATTTGGAAAAGTCATTCTTTTGATTTTGATTCAAATCGGTGGACTGGGTGTAATCGCGTGTGTGACTGGTTTTTTTATTATCTTAAAAAGAAAAATCACAGTGCGGGAGCGGGTGATTATTCAGGAGAGCTATAATCTGAATACACTGTCCGGAATTGTGGCGTTTGTACTAAAGATTATCAAAGGTACTTTTTTAGTAGAAGGAATCGGCGCGCTTCTTTTTGCAGTTGTGTTTGTACCTGAATTTGGAGCGCTGAAGGGGATTGCATATGCAATATTTCATTCTGTCTCGGCGTTTTGTAATGCAGGAATTGATATTTTAGGAGATGGAAGCTTTACGCAGTATGTTCGTAATCCGGTTATCAATCTGACGACAATGATGTTGATTATAGCCGGAGGAATCGGTTTTACAGTATGGAATGACCTGATTGGAAATTTTAAGAAAGTAAAAGCGAAAAAACTTGTGTGGAGTAAATTTTTTACCAGATTATCTCTTCATTCGAAGCTGGCGATTACGATGACGGTTTTGCTGATTATAACAGGAACCGTGTTTGTGTTTGCATTGGAATATGACAATGCAAAGACGATAGGGAATCTATCATTCGGAGAAAAGATCATGGCATCGGCATTCCATTCGGTATCCACGAGGACAGCGGGATTTGCAACGGTAAGTCAGGATGGATTGACGGCAGGAAGTAAGTTCTTGTCGTGTATTTTAATGTTCATTGGAGGATCTCCTGCAGGAACGGCCGGCGGTATCAAGACTACGACTGCGGCAATGCTCATTTTGACATGTATGACGGTTGTCTATGGGAGACGTGATACAGAGTGTTTTGGCAGAAGAATTCCGGTGGAGAATTTTAGGACGGGCTTTGCAGTGGTAATGCTTGCACTTCTGTTTCTGACGGCGGGTGTGACAATGCTTACGATATTTGAACCGGGGAAGGATTTCTTGGATCTGTTATATGAGGCAGTATCAGCAATTGGTACAGTGGGGCTTTCGGCAAATCTTACACCAAGTCTTGGATTTGGGAGTAAACTTGTGGTGATGAGTTTAATGTATGTGGGACGTATCGGTCCGATTACAATTGCATTGGTATTTGGGGGAAAGAAAAACCCGAAAGAGTTCACAAGAGAATTACCGGAAAAGAGAATCATGGTTGGATAG